From Alloacidobacterium dinghuense:
TTGTCACTACCCCGGCGAGGATTAGCGTAGCGCCAAAGGCGAGCACAATAGGCCACGCAGTCGGCGCAGGCAGGTGGATCGCTCCACCATGTTGGCTTGAATGATTTGTCTCGTGCGTTTCCATGTGTGTCTCTCTAACGACCAAGGATGTAGACCACGGTGAAAACAACGATCCAGACGGCGTCGACAAAGTGCCAGTACAAAGCCAGAACCTGAATACGTTCGGCATGCTCTTCGCGCACATGCCCGGTGATCGTGAATAAAAGCACGACCATCAGCATGCAAAGGCCGATAATCACGTGCGAGGCGTGCAACCCCACCAGCGAATAGAATGTCGTGCCGAAGAGATTCGTGCTGATCGTCAAACCGTCTTCGTAAATCAGCTTGTGCCATTCCACGCCCGTTCCAACCAGGAAGATCGCGCCAAGAATAAACGTTACCGCCCACCACAACCCGAAGTTCTTAACCTGGTTTCGCTCGATCGCGCGCTCTGCCAGCCAGATGGTCAGGCTGCTTGAGAGCAGGCAGATCGAGTTGAAGATTGGAACCTCCAGCACTTGCTGCGGCGTCGGCCCGTAGAGGCTTTTGCCGATGTTGTAGACATAGGCCACCACGAAAATCGTGAAGATGGCCGACTCGGCAATAATGAGGCAGAACATCGCGACGCGCCCTTTGGAAGGCTGCACCCACGGCTGTTCCATTTCAGCTTGTGTCACTGCTACAGTGCTCATCTGGTCAAAGCCTCACTCATAGTGCCAATCCGGATCGTCCGGATGCTTCAAATCCCACAATGGACGGCGGCTTGTTACCACCGGATCGGTCGCAAAGTTGTAAACCGGCGGCGGCGATGGCGTAGACCACTCCAGCGTCCACGCATCCCACGGATCATTCCCTGCAATCTTGCCCTTGAAATAGGACGAAATAAGATTCCACGCGAAGATCAGAACCGCAATTGCCTGAATGATTCCGCCAATAGAGACGATCATGTTCAGCGTTCCCCATCCGCGGTCCGCCTCATACGTGTAGATCGATCGAGGCATCCCCAGAATTCCAGGAATGTGCATGACATCAAAGGTGATATGGAAACCAATCACGAAGAGCCAGAAATGCCACTTGCCCAGCTTCTCGCTGAGCATGCGTCCTGTGACCTTGGGATACCAGTAATAGATCCCACCAAAAATACAGAAGGCGATAGCACCCACCAAAATATAGTGAAAATGCGCGATCACAAAGTAGGAGTTGTGCAGCTGCCAGTTCCAAGGCGCTATGGACAATATGATGCCGGTGAGGCCCGCAAGCAGGAACTGGATAACGAAAGCCGTGCAGAAAAGCATAGGCGTGGCAAAGCGGATCTTGCCGCCCCACATGGTTGCCAGCCAGTTGAAAATTTTGATCGCTGTCGGGATGCCCACCAATTCGGTTGAGAGTACAAAGAAGGCATTGCCCACCGAGGTCATCCCTATGGTGAACATGTGGTGGGCCCAGACGCCCAGGCTTACAAAAGCGATTGCGACCGAAGACGCGACCACGGCCGGGTATCCGAACATCGCTTTACGCGAGAACACGGGAATCACTTCATTCGCAATCGCAAAGGCAGGCAGCACGAGCACGTAGACTTCCGGGTGCCCGAAGATCCAGAAGAAATGCGCCCAGATCATAGCCGATCCTCCCGCCTGCGTGTCGAAGAAATGTCCTCCGAGATAGCGGTCGATCAGCAGCATGACTTGCGCAGCGGTCAGCGGCGTAATCGTTATAAGAGCCAGGCCTGAGGCCACTGTCATCACCCAGACAAGGAGCGGCAGCCGCATCAGTGTCATGCCTTTGCAACGCATGCAGAAGGCTGTAGAAATCACATTGATGGAAGCGCCGATGGTGCCGAAGCCAGTGACGATCAGCGAGAGCGCCCAGTAATCAGGGGCGTGACCGGGTGAAAACGCGCGCTCCGTGAGAGGCGCATAGGCCCACCACATCACATCTGGAGCATTGCCCGCTCCATAAAGTCCACCTCCACCGATAAAGCTGTAATAAAGCAGTATCCCGCCGAAAAATGTCAGCCAAAAGCTGAGGGCATTCAGGCGGGGAAACGCCATATCGCGCGCGCCGATCATCAGAGGAATCAGGTAATTCGCGAAACCGAAGATATAGGTCATGCCGAATAGAAACACCATCGTGGTCCCGTGCATCGTGAAGATGCGGTTGAAGACCTGTGGCGAGAGAAAGTGCATGTTGGGCTGAATGAGCTGAATCCGGATAGCGATCGCCTCTGCCCCGCCCACGAGCAGAAAGAAGATCGCATACACAATGTAGAGAATGCCCAGCTTCTTGTGATCGACCGTGGTCACCCAGCTATTCAGCCACTCAAGGACGGCGGCCTGTGACCAGCGCCGGGAAGGCGCTTCCACTGCGCCAGGAATCGGATAGGTTGAATCTGCCATAAATCCCTTGTGCTCCTGCGAAATTCAGCGAAGAGTTGCCAAATACGCCGTTATCTGGTCGAGTTGCTGGTCGTTTAACTGCATTGCGGGCATCAGCGCCCCCTCCTTAAAGGTGTCGGGGTGTCTGATCCACTCGCGCAGATTCTCCTTGGTATTTGCCATCGCGCCGGAAGCCAGAGTGTCGCGGCTCATCAGGTGCGTCAGGTCCGGCCCGAAGCGGCCAGTCGCCGCAGTTCCCTTGATTGTGTGGCAGTTCATGCAGGCCTGCGTTTCGAACACATGCCGTCCCACTGCCACGCTGTCATCAGCCACAGCAGGCTGCTGCTGGTTCTTCACCCAGGCGGCGAACTGATCCGGCGTATCGACATACACGCGCAGCAGCATCTTCGCGTGCTGCACGCCACAGAACTGCGCGCACTGTCCCACGTACATACCGGGATGCAGCGGATCTACCCACAATTCGTTCACGTTGTTCGGAAGCAGATCAGTCTTGCCCGCTAGCTGTGGCACCCAGAAACTGTGGATCACGTCTGCGGAGAGAAGCTTCAAAAACGTTGGCGTAGGCGATTGTTGGTTGCTCAGCGGCACATGCAGTTCATTCACCGCGTGAATCCCGAGGTTTGGATAATTGAACTCCCACCAGAATTGATGACCCACCACCGTTACATCCAGAGCGGCTTTCGGCTTCGGAGCATCCTGAATGGCAAAGATCATGCGCGCCGTCGTCAGGAAGAGAACTACCACGATCAGCACAGGAATGACCGTCCATGCCAGCTCCACCTGCGTTGACCCATAGATCTGCGCCGGCTCGGTCGTGTCATCTTCGCCGCGTTGCCGGAAGCGAAAGACCACGAAGGCAAGCAGGCCGCCGACAGTGACAAAAATAGCGCCGGTTATGGTGAGGACAAAGAGGGAGAGATGGTAGATCTCGTCAGCAGGCGTGGAAGAGGGCGCGAAAATGCTGGGAGTTGCCTGTGGGCCTTCTGCAAAGGCTGCTCCACAAATCAGGAATGCAAATAGCAGCCACCAGCTCTTTGCACGGAACAAAACGTACTGCACACTCTTTTCGAGCATCGATCCAGACTTCCTTCACCGCGCCAGGACGGAATTTAGGCAAACACAGCGAATGACAAAGCTGAAACTTTCGGATGCACCAGAAGCGAGATTCTAGCACAGGACGCAAAACACTAAACAAATGCGTACAACTGAACGAAACTGGGGCCGCTACAAGCAGTTTTGCAACAGCAGAGGAACTTGATGTCCCTATGTTAGCAGCAGTTGCGGGCGAGTGCAGTCCCTCAAAGGAGGTATTGTCGAAAAACATCTTCGATCGTTTCTACGCCCTCGACAAAACCCGCCGCGCCGTTTCTACAAGCGGAGACAGATCAAGCCCGTCCGCATAGCCTTTGAGAATGGCGCTCCGCAGCAACGGAGTTTTCATAGCACGAAATCCGCGCTGGGGATTGGCGTAAAAAGAACCCGCAATCCGTTCGGCGATCTGAAGATTCTTTCGCAGACTTGCCGTGAGCTGAACAAAGGTCTCTTTCGCAGCTGCATTTCTTTCAAGCTCGGCAACAATTGCAGCAGCCGCAGCCTGCCCGCTGACCACCGCTCCATAGATTCCCTCGCCGGTAAGAAGATCGACAAAGCCGCCCGCATCGCCGATTAAAAAGACGCGGTTTTTCTCTACGCGGTGCTGCGCCGCCCCGAATCCCGCATGTTGCCCCACGAAGTTCTCTGCCTTCGCGTCATTTCCAAAACGCTGCGCAATGTAGGCAGACAAGCGGCTGCGGTTGAGTTTTTCATCCTTATCCATGCTGTAGAGGCCGACATTGATGTGATCGCGTTTCGGAAAGACCCACCCATAGCCTGCCAGGACCGGCGCAAAGTCGAAGACGAGATCCTCTTTGTGACTATCTCGCTTTACATTTGCTTCAATCGCAAATGCAGTGCGAAACCACCCGGCATCGCTGGTCATACGCCGAACCTGGCTGTTGACGCCATCCGCGCCCACCAGAAACCGCCCCCGTATCACTTCGTCCTGCGTCGTGACGGCAACCACATTGCCTTCTTCATCGATCTTGTCAATCCCGCGAACACGCTGGGAGACCGCGCCCGCTTCGATGGTCTTCGCCACGCAAAAGGCGTCCAACTCAGACCGCTCGGTCATCACGCAGATCGACTTCTTCTTTCTCACCGGAATGCGTGACGAATCCCGCTCCTCAAGCACCATCCGCTCAATCGTCTGCCGCACCACCGGTGCAACCGAGTAGCGCAGCGCGCGCACCGTCTTCATCGTCAGGCCGCCCGCGCACGCCTTCATGCGTGGAAATTCGGCCTTATCCAGAAGCAGCACGGACTTGCCGGCGGCAGCCAGATCATAGGCACACGCACAACCCGCCGGCCCGGCGCCAACTACGATTGCGTCCCAAACTTTCATCTGAATTTGAGTCTATTCGATTGCTGTCATCGGAACGCGAATTGACGCGCGATAACGGTCCGACCGGTAGCGTGAGCACGCCGCTTCTACGGGCGTTTCCTGCGTCGTCATGATCACGCGCATAATTGAGAGCACACTCGACTTCCGCGGAATCGTCAACAACTCCGACTCTTCTTTCGTCGCTAGTAGAGCTTCGATGATTTCGTCTGCATACCCCACGCGCACGCCGTAGCGCTCGCGCAGAGTCTGGTACAGCGAGTGCTTGGCAAAATCAATCCGATCCAACCCGGGAAATTGCTTCAGCGGAATATGCGAATCCTCAATTGCCATCGGAATCCCATCCGCCAGGCGAAGCCGGCGCAGATGCACAACCTTATCGCTGGCATCGAGTTTCAGCCGCTGCGCCAGGTCCTCATCCGGCGTCCGCACTGTCTGCTCCAGCAGCTTCGAACTAGGCTTCATGCCGCGCTGCCGCATCTCCTCGGTAAAGCCCTGCAGGTGCATGATGTTTTTTTCAAGTTTTGGACGAGTTACAAATGTGCCGCGCCCTTTTTCGCTGAAAGCATAGCCGCTCGTCTTCAACCCATGAAGCGCCTGCCGCGCCGTCATGCGGCTCACCTGGTAGTACCGCGACAACTCCTCTTCCGAGGCCAGAGGATCGCCTTCGGAAAGCTCTCCCGACTGAATCTTCTCCATCAGAGCGCGCTGAATCTGGAAGTAAAGGGGAATAAATCCGTTCTTGTCTAACGGATGGAACGTGGACTCGTTGGTTGTGCGGCTCTTAGGCACCTTCACTCCTCAGATCTTGCAACTACTACAATCTCAAACCTACAACAGCTTAAGAATCTGTATAACGATTACCCGATGCGTCTTCGACCGATCACATCACTCTGGTTTAACATGCTGCCAAAACCTGGCAGATCTATATGACAACACCCGAGAATTTCCCGGCCACTCTTAAAAACAAGCTGATCGTATCCTGCCAGGCGCTTCCCGGCGATCCGCTTGACCACCTTGAAACTCTCCGCCGTATGGCGATCTCTGTTCTTCGCGGGGGCGCCGGGGGTCTACGTGCAAACGGAGCCGATGCCATCGCAGCCATGCGGCGCGAAACCACACTCCCCATCATCGGCATCTCCAAGCGCTTCGACGACGGCAAACCGGACATCACCCCTGACTTCGCTTCAGCAAAATCCATCTCCGATGCCGGAGCCGATATCGTCGGCCTCGACTGCAGCGCTGGCCGCTTTCCAACCTCTGAACCTTGGCGTCCACTGCTCACCCGCATCCGGCAGGAACTGCGCCGCCCCGTTCTTGCCGATATTGCCACTCTCGAAGAAGCCCTCGCCGCCGAGCAGGCAGGAGCCGATGCCGTCGCCACAACCATGTTCGGATACACGCCGGAAACCGCAGGGCAGCGATCAATTAACTGGACGCTGGTAGAGAATCTGGTCAAGTCTCTGCATCTCCCCGTCATCGTTGAAGGCCACGTCCGCCAGCCGGATGAAGTCCGTCGCAGTTTCGATCTCGGCGCTTACGCCGTGGTCGTGGGCGCAGCCATCACCCAGCCGGAAGCCATCACCGCAAGATTCATCGCCGGCATGCAAAGCTGATCCGGGCCGCGGCCCAATGGCTACCGCGTACTTCCTAGTGGACGCACCCAGTACAGTTGTCTATACAGTATGCGAAATCCGGTGTCCAGTCTATTTCAAAATGAGATCAGCCTTAAGGTAAGCCAGGGATTTACGTCGCTTAGGCCATCGATTACCCTTTGTGGTACCTGAGCGGTCTTCGATGGACCTGATATTGTGCGAAGCGCTGCGGGGCGGAGAGAAATCCCTGTGAATTCGCAGGCAGTCATAGCTCTCGTCTTAATTCCCAGCCAGGTGATCTGGTCCTATTCTGTCGCTGGGGTCGTTGCCGCATTCTGGCTGGTCACAATTCTTCTTCGCGGAAGTTGGCACAAGGCACGAGGACTCGACAAGCTGATTCTCTTCGGGCCTCTTTTCTACGCGGCCCCGGTCGCGGCCTTCGGCACCGAACATTTCACGTTGACAAAGATCATCGCGTCGATCATGCCGGCGTGGATTCCGTGGCACCAGTTTTGGGTGTACTTCGTAGGCGCTTGCTTTATCGCAGGCGCGCTGAGCCTGGTGACGGGAATTCAATCGCGGCTCGCGGCGAGCCTGCTCGCCCTGACATTTTTCGTTTTCGTCGCGCTCATGCATCTCCCGGCTTGGGCGCATCAGCCTCAAAATCGCATTGCGCTGGCTATTGTGTTGCGGGAAACATCCTTCAGCGGCGGAGCTCTCGCGCTGGCAGCTCACCTCACCGAGCAGCAGAACCGGCGCGCCGCGCACATCATGGCGACGATCGCGCGATACTTTGTTGCCATTCCCGTGCTTTTTTTCAGCCTCGAGCAATTTCTGCACGGCGATCACGTCCCCGGCGTTCCGTTGGCACGTTTGACGCCCATGTATGTGTTCGGACATGCCATTTGGACATACGTGGCGGCCGTGGCTTACGCGGTCACGGGCGCCTTGCTGCTTGTTGGCAAGAAAACACGCACCGCAGCGACCTGGCTGGGCTTGACCGTACTGTTCGTGGAGTTGGTCGTTTACGTTCCGATCGGAGTTGTGGAACGCGCCAGCCTCGACAACGGCCTGAATTACGTGTTCGATACGCTGATGTTTTGCGGCGCCGTTCTTCTTCTCGCAGACGCCATGCCGCAATCTCGTCGGAGCTCCTAAACCGGAACCGTCGTTTCTCGGAAGACCTCTCTAGTTGTACATACAGGTTCGAGTGCGAGAAAATAAGCTGCAACACATCACTCTTGGAATCCAGAGGATGGCCATGCCGCAATCGCTTGCTACTCGCAATTTCGCCCACGCCATGCTGCGTGAGATCTATGAGCAGCCCGAAGCTCTTGCTGCCTCGATTCGCAACTACGTCACCGATGGTTCGCTCAAGCCGGAAGCCTTTGCCGCCGTTGCCGAGGCGCTGCGTGGCCACCAGCGTGTCGTGATCGCAGCCAGCGGATCGAGCCGCCACGCCGGGCTCGCCGGCGAAATCATGCTCGAAGACCTGGCCGGTCTCACCGTCGACGTTGAGTACGCGAGCGAATACTGCTACCGCTCCACGCACACTCTGCAGGACCCGGGCGTCATCGTCATCTCCCAATCTGGAGAAACCGCCGACACGCTCGCCGCTCTGCGCGAAGGCAAATCGCGCGGCCTCAAAACCGTCGCCATCACCAACAACGCCGCCTCCACCATGGCGCGCGAAGCCGACGCATCTCTTCCGACCGTCGCCGGAAAAGAAAAAGCGATTCCCGCGACGAAAAGCTTCACCACGCAGCTTGCGGTCCTCTATCTGCTCACGCTCTCGATGGCCCGGCTGCGCGGCAGAATGACGGCCCATTCCGTCTCCAGCCTGATTACTCAACTGGAAGAGCTGCCAAACCTGCTCGAGTCCTGGCTCGAAGCCTGGGAGAAGCAGTTGCACTCCGTCGCCGAGCATACGCGCAACGCTCGTGGCTTCCTCTATCTCGGACGCGGCATCCACTACGCCATCGCCCGCGAAGGCGCGCTCAAGCTGAAAGAATCGGCCTACGTGCAGGCCGAAGGCTATCCTGCCGGCGAACTCAAGCACGGCCCAAACGCCCTCGTCAGCAAGGACGCCCCCCTGGTGATGATTGCGACCCGCGACGAAAACGATCCCGACTCCGTCCTGCGCTATGAAAAAACGGTGCAGCTGATGAAAGACATGCAGGCGCAGGGAGCCGAGATCATTGCTCTTGCCTCAGAAGGCGACGCCGAAGTGCCTAAGCTCGCGCACTTCACTATCCCCATCCCCCGTGCCAGCGAATACCTTCTGACCATCCTCGAAGTAGTCCCGCTCCAGCTGATGGCGTACTTCACGGCAGTCCTGCACGGCATCGACGTGGACAGACCGCGAAATCTCGTGAAAGCAGTCGTGCACGAATAGCGCAGTAGAACGAATATCCAGACGATCTAGGGCGGATTAAATCGATATATACCTGCTTTTTCCTTCAAAAGCAGTAGGCCACTAAGCACGCACTTGAAGCCATCAAATCCCTTTAAGGATGTCGTGCTAATTTCATTGCATCTTCTTTTTCACGGCCATCGTCTTAAAGAGGTCAGACCACTGCATCGCATCAAACAGACGGCCACCGAACAGACAACTCAAGGATTGTTTACCAATGCGAAAGTCGCGTGACACAGAGCTTCTGGAAAAGAACGAGGAAGCATCCGCCTCCGACCAATCAAACGAGCGACCGCTTTTCGGCAGATTTTCGCGGCGCTCCTTCCTGTCACAACTGGGCGCAGCCAGCATTGCGGCCACAACTGCACCGCTGGCCCACGCTGCCGCCGCCGCTCCGGTCGCAGCGGAGGCGACGGAGAAAGCAGCGGTACCGGGATCGGTTCCCGTAACCCTGCGGATCAATGGGCAAACGCATCAGCTTATGCTCGAGCCGCGCGTAACGCTTCTCGACGCGTTGCGCGAGAACCTCCAACTGCCCGGCACAAAGAAGGGTTGCGATCACGGCCAGTGTGGAGCCTGCACGGTGCACGTCAATGGCCGGCGCGTGAATTCCTGCCTGAGCTTTGCCGTCATGCATCAGGACGACGAGATCACGACGATCGAAGGGCTGGCGCTGAATGGTGAACTGCATCCGGTGCAGGCGGCGTTCATCGAGCACGATGGATTCCAGTGCGGCTACTGCACGCCGGGACAGATCATGTCCGCCTCCGCGCTGCTGAAGGAGCCCATCGGCAAGGAAGATGCGGACGTCCGCGAAGCGATGGCAGGAAATATCTGCCGTTGTGGCGCCTATAACAACATTGTGGCTGCCGTGCAGCAAGTTCGGCGTGCGGTCTAAAGGGAGACGGACAAGATGCAGACATTCCGCTATATCCAGGCGAAATCGATCGACGCAGCAGTAGACGCGAGCGGCAAATTTATTGCCGGAGGTACGACGCTGGTCGACCTGATGAAGCTCAACGTTGAGAAGCCAGCTGCATTGGTCGACATCAACGGGCTTCCCCTTGACCGCATTGAGCCAACTCCCGACGGCGGCCTCAAGGTTGGCGCCCTCGTGCGTAACAGCGATCTCGCGTGGAACGCTGACGTCAGGCAGCGCTACACAGTGCTCTCTGAGGCATTGCTCGCCGGCGCTTCCGCGCAACTGCGTAACATGGCAACCACCGGAGGCAATCTGCTGCAGCGCACCCGCTGCTACTACTTCCGCGACACGAACTACAAGTGCAACAAGCGCGAATCCGGATCCGGCTGCGCGGCCCTCGATGGCTTTCACCGCATCCACGCCGTTCTTGGCACAAGCGAACACTGCATCGCCACGCATCCATCGGATATGGCCGTGGCCATGATGGCTCTTGAAGCCACCGTACACACGCGCGGCTCCAAAGGCGAGCGCAGCATTCCACTCTTCGATTTCTACCTGGTTCCGGGCACTACTCCTGACAAGGAGAACGCGCTGGAGCCCGGCGAACTCATCACTCATGTCACGCTTCCTGCTCTGCCGCAGGGCACGCGATCGCACTATCTTAAGCTGCGCGACCGCGCCTCGTACGAGTTCGATCTGGCCTCGGCGGCAGTTGTAGTGCAACTCTCGGGTGGCCGCATTCAGCACGCCCGGGTGGCCATGGGCGGTGTTGGTACCAAGCCGTGGCGATCGAAAGAAGCCGAGCAGGCACTACAGGGCCGCGAAGCAAACGAGCACACACTCCGCTCGGCAGCAGAAGCGGCATTGAAGCCTGCAAAACCCTTGCGTGACAACGCATTCAAGGTTGAATTGGCCAAGCGGGCGATTGTCCGCGCTTTGCAAGTGACAACACAAACAGCCTGAGAGGTATTTGGCAACCATGAGCTCATCAGTCATTGGAGCAGCAGTGTCGCGTGTCGACGGCAAGCTCAAAGTCACTGGCGCAGCATGTTATGCAGTGGATCACCCAATGGATCGCCTTGCCTATGGCGTTGGCGTTCCAAGCACGATCGCAAATGGAAAAATCACGCGCATCGATTCCTCAATAGCCGAGCGAATGCCGGGAGTCATAACCATTCTCCATCATGGCAATGCCGATCCTCTGTTTCGTCCTGCGAACGCGTTCGAGCGCGACAGCCGCGCCGGCGAAAGCCGTCCGCCACTTGAAGATGAGACCGTCTACTACTACGGACAATTTGTAGCTCTCGTTGTGGCAAATACCTTCGAGCAAGCGCAGGATGCCGCCGCGCTTGTAAAGGTTGAATACGCGGAGAACAAGCCGGCTGTTCACATCAGCGAAGTGCCTGCGCCCGCCGAACCTCCCATGCGCCATTACTGCAGAGGCGATGCCGAAGCCAGCTTCAAGAGCGCGCCGGTACAACTGGACGTGACCTATACGACGCCCGCCGAAACGCACAACCCGATGGAAATGCACGGCACCATCGCGCTGTGGAATGGCGACAAGGTCACGCTCTATGAAACGACACAGGGCGTCGTGAACCACCAGCACGTGATGTCGGAAATGATTGGCGTTCCTCTCGAAGATGTGCACGTCGTCTCTCCGTTTTGCGGATCGGGTTTCGGTGGCAAGCTGTTCCCCTGGCCGCACTCCATGCTGGCAGCCATGGCCGCGCGCAGGGTCAAGCGCCCCGTTAAGGTTTCTGTCCCGCGCACGATGATGTTCACAACCGTCGGGCACCGTCCATTTACGCAACAGCGCGTTCGCATTGGTGCAACGCAGGACGGCAAGCTCCTCTCATTGCGGCATGATGTCATTACGCCGAGCTCCATCATCGACGACTACGCCGAAAACTGCACCGAACCCACGCCGCTGCTCTACAGCTGCGCCAACGTAACCTCGCAGCAACAACTTGTCCATCTGAATATCGGAACGCCCACGCCCATGCGCGGACCGGGAACCGCTCCGGGGCTCTTCGCCATTGAATCTGCCATGGACGAGTTGGCCATCAAGCTCAATCTTGATCCGTTGGATCTGCGTCTGCGCAACTATGCCGAGACCGACGAGAGCACGAACAAGGCCTTCTCCAGCAAGCATCTGCGCGAGGCCTATCTGAAAGGCGCCGAGCAGTTTGGATGGAGCAGGCGCAATCCCAAGGTTGGCTCCATGCGCGACGGTAACCTGATCCTGGGTTGGGGGATGGCGACCTGCACCTGGCCCGCGGGCCGGGGAGCGGCAGAGGTTCGT
This genomic window contains:
- a CDS encoding xanthine dehydrogenase family protein molybdopterin-binding subunit; translated protein: MSSSVIGAAVSRVDGKLKVTGAACYAVDHPMDRLAYGVGVPSTIANGKITRIDSSIAERMPGVITILHHGNADPLFRPANAFERDSRAGESRPPLEDETVYYYGQFVALVVANTFEQAQDAAALVKVEYAENKPAVHISEVPAPAEPPMRHYCRGDAEASFKSAPVQLDVTYTTPAETHNPMEMHGTIALWNGDKVTLYETTQGVVNHQHVMSEMIGVPLEDVHVVSPFCGSGFGGKLFPWPHSMLAAMAARRVKRPVKVSVPRTMMFTTVGHRPFTQQRVRIGATQDGKLLSLRHDVITPSSIIDDYAENCTEPTPLLYSCANVTSQQQLVHLNIGTPTPMRGPGTAPGLFAIESAMDELAIKLNLDPLDLRLRNYAETDESTNKAFSSKHLREAYLKGAEQFGWSRRNPKVGSMRDGNLILGWGMATCTWPAGRGAAEVRVRLNADGTARASSATQDIGTGTYTVFAQVVSEKTGISVEKVDVVLGDSSLPPGPTSGGSTGNASVLPAIAKATQMAVDTLMQVAVKTECSPFHNADPSTLKMTAGRLHAQDKAPESGVPFGDILKMRRLASIDGQARTAPDESSRKLSSHTFGAQFCEVTWDPGIARLRVSRWLTIMDAGRIINQKTARNQVLGGVVMGIGMALFEETIYDRRNGKPLNNNFADYIVSTNADIPDMDCIFVEYPDLNLNEYGARGVGAIGLTGVASALAMAVHHATGVRVRDLPIRIEQLLA